In Bogoriella caseilytica, the genomic window CCCGGCCAGGATCATCTTCTTCCTGCCGTGGCTGGTCTCCCCGATCGTCACCGGCGTCATCTGGCGCTGGATGTTCGGCGAGAACTTCGGCTTCGTAAACTACATGATCACCAGCCTCGGTGGGGAGCGGCTCTCCTGGTCGACGAACGCCGACCTCTCGCTGGCGGTGGTGGTCTTCGCCTCGGCCTGGGCCGGCGCCGCCTTCAACATGCTGCTCTTCATCGCCGCGCTCAGCAACGTGCCCATCTCGCTCTACGAGGCTGCCGAACTCGACGGCGCAGGGCCGTGGCGGAAGTTCCGGAGCATCACCCTGCCCTCGATCGCACCGACCTCGGTCCTGGTCATCCTGCTGCTCACCCTCGGGCAGATGAAGGAGTTCGCCATGATCCAGGCCCTCAACGGGGGTGGTCCCGGGACGGCGAACCGGCTGATGATCCAGTACATCTACGAGACCGGGTTCGAGCGGGCTGCCATGGGCTATGCCAGTGCCGCCTCAATGATCTTCCTGGTCGTGCTGCTCGCTCTGGCCTTCATCCAGCTGATGGTGAGCCGCCGAGGAAAGGCGAAGGCATGGTGACCGACGTGACGAACCGCCCGCGATCCGGGTCTGCGAGCGCGAAGGCCGCCCCGCCCCGGCGGGTCATCTCGCGGTGGCTGACCTTCCGTCGCTCGGTGCTGCCCACGGCCACCCTGTGGGTGCTGGTCACCCTGATGGGCTTCCCCCTGCTGTGGTTCCTCCTCTCCTCGGTGAAGCACCCGGGCGAGCTCTTCAGCTTCCCGCTGACTTTCTTCCCACGAGAATGGTCGCTCGACGGCTACCAGCGCGCTTGGGAGCGACTGGACTTCGTCCAGTACTTCACCAACACCCTCATCGTGGCCTCCGTGACCACCTTCCTGACGGTCTTCCTGTGCGCGGCCGCCGGCTACGCCCTGGCGAAGTACAAGAACCCCTGGCTCGCGGTGTTCGGCCTGTGCATCCTCACCATGACCATGCTTCCGGGCGAGATCATGCTGAACCCGATGTTCGTCGTGGTGCGCGACCTGGGCATGTACAACTCGCTGTGGGGCGTGATCATGCCGTCGATCGTGACGCCCACGGGTGTGTTCATGTTCCGGCAGTTCTTCGTCTCGGTGCCCGACGAGCTGATCGACGCGGCCCGGATCGATGGTGCCCGGGAACTGTCGATCTTCTTCCGGATCATGATCCCGCTGGCCAAGCCCATCCTGCTCACCCTGGCGGTGATCTCCTTCCAGTGGCGCTGGAACGACTA contains:
- a CDS encoding carbohydrate ABC transporter permease, yielding MTTLTSAPSAGPELRKEVSGRRRRRPKYRLAPAILIAGAAILFALFFFWPGVLGLAYSLTDYRGYGDWDFVGLENYRGLIGDPEFYRALGRTMVYALFSVPLGYALALAMAVTITNPRARGKTPARIIFFLPWLVSPIVTGVIWRWMFGENFGFVNYMITSLGGERLSWSTNADLSLAVVVFASAWAGAAFNMLLFIAALSNVPISLYEAAELDGAGPWRKFRSITLPSIAPTSVLVILLLTLGQMKEFAMIQALNGGGPGTANRLMIQYIYETGFERAAMGYASAASMIFLVVLLALAFIQLMVSRRGKAKAW
- a CDS encoding carbohydrate ABC transporter permease, which translates into the protein MVTDVTNRPRSGSASAKAAPPRRVISRWLTFRRSVLPTATLWVLVTLMGFPLLWFLLSSVKHPGELFSFPLTFFPREWSLDGYQRAWERLDFVQYFTNTLIVASVTTFLTVFLCAAAGYALAKYKNPWLAVFGLCILTMTMLPGEIMLNPMFVVVRDLGMYNSLWGVIMPSIVTPTGVFMFRQFFVSVPDELIDAARIDGARELSIFFRIMIPLAKPILLTLAVISFQWRWNDYIFPLIILSDPDRFTLQIALRTLIGAENIDWSILLAASVISMIPLVVIYLVFQRYITSSNLSAGLKD